From Spirosoma agri:
ATGTAGCCTTAATTAACTGTTGTAATCCAGCCGCCCTCGCCGAAACGATAGCCGAAATCAGCCCACGCTTATCAGGTGGAAAATTCAATAGCAGTACGCTGTTATGACCAACCGAGTTAAAATAAAAATCCCACAAATCGGCCACACTTTTTACCCGCGCATCCTCTTCCTTATGATAAAACCAACTGGGACGAATTGACACATCAACCTCAGCCGGTACATAAGCGGTGCCATCCACCTCTCCGTGGTTTAGTTGGGCAATGTGGGCTTCTTCTTCCCGAATCGAAACCGGATTGATTGTTAACCAGCATGGATCGCCGGATAAGCCGGATTCGTTACCCATCCAGCGGCAGTTGGCGTAGCGGTATGAGTTTTTGGTACCAAAAACAACGCAGTTGGGTTGCAGTGTGCGGACCGTATCCGCCCAGCGATCATAAAAAGTAGATGTGATTTGATCAGCACCGGCACCATCCCACCATATTTCCCAGATGGGTCCATAGTTACGCAGTAATTCCGATAATTGATTGGCGTAATAAGTGCTGTAATCAGGTGTGCCGTACCGTGAATCATGTCGGTCGTGGGCCCCCAAATAGATGCCTGCTTTTATGCCCAAGTTCTGGCAGGCATTGGCAAACTCCCGTACAACATCACCCTTACTATTTTTCCAGGGACTATTTTTTACCGAATGATTTGTATAGGCGGTAGGCCAGTTGCAAAAGCCATCAGCATGTTTAGCAACGAAGATAGCGGTCGAAATACCGGCGCTCTTCAGTACACTTGTCCACTGATTACAGTTTAACGCCGTAGGATTAAATAATTGCGGACTTGCTGAACCGTCGCCTTCATTAACCTCTGCAAACGTGTTCATCCCGAAATGAAAAAAAGCAATCATTTCCCGGTGGTACTAGTCAATTTGTCTGGCATTGGGCACAGGCCCAACGGGAACCGGCGCTGGTTGTGCAACAGCTGTAGCCGCCATTGAAACGCAGACTACTGCGCCTAATCCAAGGTGCGTTTTTAGTTGAGTTAGTATTTGTTTTAAATTCATATGAGGATGGCCTTTAACGATTTGACTTAAACGTAGTGTTATCACTTTGTTGCCTGCCGGGCACACCTGTATACATCATCATTAGTTGTTGGCTAAGGCATGATGGTGAATGAAATACCAGCTTGATTTGGCACCGATTCGGCGCTATCATTTACTTAATTACCTGGTAAGCGAAAATCGGCGAATTTCGTAGACGAGCTGGTTCTTACCTGAAAACAGCGGTTCCTGCATTTTGCGAAGGACTAATTGGCCGGGTTCGAACGCCAGAATGCGAAAACTGCTCAATACAGTACCGGTTTTGCCGATGTACTGTAACGAATCGCCATTGATAATCTGGTAGCGAACGGGTCGCGCTTCGTTTTCCTTCCGCATGGTCATCGTACCTGTACCGTTGTAGTCGTAGATAATGTTCTCGGCATCGTTTTGTACGGCTTTCCGTTCCGTAAAACCATTGGCATAGCGGTAGATGGAATCTGTCTTCCAGACTCCTTTTAGGTCAGCCTCCGTTACGCGGAGCTTTGATTGACAACCCACCAGCAGCAGTGTAAAAAGGAGGAATGAGTAGGGCATTTACAGACTTTAGATATGGTTTAGTGGTGTCAGTGCGGGAGCACTAGTCCGGCCTAACACCACCCGCCTGTTAATTTACGTAGTACTGATTCTGTCTCAGCACCCCATTGCTCAGGTCGATTTCGCGCTGGGGTAGAGGGAAATAATAGTGCTTGGGCTTGACGAACGTACGGCTGGGTTTGTAGGGGCCACGATCTTTTTTGTAATGCGCCACGATGTCGATCAGGCCAGCTTTGTCCCAGCGCATGAGGTCCTGATGCCGTTCGTTTTCACCCGCCAGCTCGACTCGGCGTTCGTGCATAATGTCGGTCATAGTCGCACCCGTTTTCGCTTTCAGACCCACCCGCTTCCGTACGGCATTCAGTTCCGTATCGCCACTTTGCCCCGACCGGATTTTGGCTTCAGCAACCAGCAGGTAGACATCCGATGTACGCAGCCACGGTGCATTGAGTCCCTGATCCATGTCGCCCGCGTCAGTGAAACCAGTGTACTTGCGGAAGGCGTGGCCCGTTACACGCGTCAGATCGGGGGTG
This genomic window contains:
- a CDS encoding alpha-L-fucosidase, which encodes MNTFAEVNEGDGSASPQLFNPTALNCNQWTSVLKSAGISTAIFVAKHADGFCNWPTAYTNHSVKNSPWKNSKGDVVREFANACQNLGIKAGIYLGAHDRHDSRYGTPDYSTYYANQLSELLRNYGPIWEIWWDGAGADQITSTFYDRWADTVRTLQPNCVVFGTKNSYRYANCRWMGNESGLSGDPCWLTINPVSIREEEAHIAQLNHGEVDGTAYVPAEVDVSIRPSWFYHKEEDARVKSVADLWDFYFNSVGHNSVLLLNFPPDKRGLISAIVSARAAGLQQLIKATFKTNLATDAVVKSLHPRGGDYKPTNMVDNSESTYYATSDNAVTDTITFNLGKKKTFDVLMLQEVIELGHRTTGWSVDYSSEGKNWVSIPEATGKQSIGYKWLIKLKPVTASSVRVRIDSGKAGLAIHTFGLYKQPSWP